A single window of Marinobacter sp. LA51 DNA harbors:
- the bamE gene encoding outer membrane protein assembly factor BamE domain-containing protein, which yields MFSSAVLKITALVAVLTLAGCATVGRDFATHNVEDITVGETTRSDIQTLFGEPWRTGVEDGKRTWTYGKYRWSAFGDAETTDLVVRFNADGTVSSYVYNTTE from the coding sequence ATGTTCAGTTCTGCAGTATTGAAGATCACTGCCCTGGTGGCGGTGCTGACCCTGGCCGGTTGTGCCACGGTAGGCCGGGATTTCGCGACCCACAATGTGGAAGACATCACCGTTGGTGAGACCACCCGGTCCGACATCCAGACATTATTTGGTGAGCCTTGGCGCACCGGCGTTGAAGACGGTAAACGCACCTGGACCTACGGTAAATATCGCTGGTCGGCCTTTGGCGATGCGGAAACCACCGACCTGGTGGTGCGCTTCAATGCCGATGGCACCGTGTCTTCGTATGTGTATAACACCACCGAGTAA
- a CDS encoding NADH:flavin oxidoreductase produces the protein MSMNLGPLFQPFELHNLKLRNRVAMAPMTRNFSPGNVPNEDVVSYYRRRAENGVGLLITEGTTVNHAGANGYPNVPAFHGNAALQGWKDVVDAVHEAGGAIFPQLWHVGAVRKEGIEPDPSVPGYSPSGLFAPGKLNGKAMTKDDIDDVITAFADAAQDAKALGFDGVEIHGAHGYLLDQFLWEGTNQRDDEYGGSMENRLRFVVEIVEAVRHRVGPEYPIMLRFSQWKQQDYEARLVNSPEELDAFLQPLVEAGVDIFHASTRRFWEPEFEGSNLNLAGWTQKLTGKPTMSVGSVGLTEDFISGTFASKKEAVEQSGIDELVERMNNNEFELIAVGRALLQDPEWLVKVREGRIGEVEAFAKKSLTKLY, from the coding sequence ATGTCCATGAATCTTGGTCCGCTTTTCCAACCATTTGAGCTTCATAACCTGAAACTGCGCAACCGTGTGGCGATGGCGCCCATGACCCGTAATTTCTCGCCGGGTAATGTCCCGAACGAGGACGTGGTCAGCTATTACCGTCGTCGTGCGGAAAACGGCGTGGGTCTGCTGATTACCGAAGGCACCACCGTTAATCACGCCGGTGCCAATGGCTATCCGAACGTGCCGGCGTTCCACGGCAATGCTGCCCTGCAAGGCTGGAAAGATGTCGTTGATGCCGTGCACGAGGCCGGCGGTGCGATCTTCCCACAGCTGTGGCACGTGGGTGCGGTGCGCAAGGAAGGCATCGAGCCGGATCCGTCAGTGCCGGGTTATAGCCCGTCCGGTCTGTTTGCCCCGGGCAAGCTCAATGGCAAGGCCATGACCAAGGACGACATCGACGACGTTATCACCGCCTTTGCCGATGCCGCCCAGGATGCCAAGGCGCTGGGTTTTGACGGCGTTGAGATCCACGGTGCCCATGGCTACCTGCTGGACCAGTTCCTGTGGGAAGGCACCAACCAGCGTGACGACGAATACGGCGGCAGCATGGAAAACCGACTGCGTTTCGTGGTCGAGATTGTTGAAGCGGTGCGTCACCGGGTTGGGCCAGAGTACCCAATCATGCTGCGCTTCTCTCAGTGGAAACAGCAGGATTACGAGGCCCGCCTGGTAAACAGCCCGGAAGAGCTGGATGCCTTCCTGCAGCCGCTGGTTGAAGCCGGTGTGGACATCTTCCACGCCTCCACCCGCCGGTTCTGGGAGCCCGAATTCGAGGGTTCTAACCTGAACCTGGCTGGCTGGACCCAGAAGCTGACCGGTAAGCCGACCATGTCCGTGGGCAGCGTTGGCCTGACCGAAGACTTCATCAGCGGCACCTTTGCCAGCAAGAAGGAAGCGGTCGAGCAGTCCGGTATCGACGAACTGGTTGAGCGCATGAACAATAACGAGTTCGAGCTGATCGCCGTAGGCCGCGCCCTGCTGCAGGATCCGGAATGGCTGGTGAAAGTGCGGGAAGGCCGGATTGGTGAGGTAGAAGCCTTTGCCAAGAAGTCCCTGACCAAGCTCTATTAA
- a CDS encoding winged helix-turn-helix transcriptional regulator, protein MARKRFDDSNCSVARALNEVGDWWSLLIVLHAMYGTRRFVDFQQELGIAKNILCDRLARLVDNQVLSKVDVGEHGSRFEYRLTEKGRDLFPVVVALRQWGDKWNPAPDEVPLDLRDRATGQPIPPVEVQNADGKSLSVRDVFVPEASRPGHKKNTA, encoded by the coding sequence ATGGCTAGAAAACGTTTTGATGATTCCAATTGCTCCGTCGCCCGCGCCCTTAATGAAGTGGGAGACTGGTGGTCGCTGCTGATCGTGTTGCATGCCATGTACGGCACCCGGCGCTTTGTCGATTTTCAGCAGGAGCTTGGCATTGCCAAGAACATTCTCTGTGATCGCCTGGCCCGGCTGGTGGACAACCAGGTATTGAGCAAGGTCGATGTGGGCGAGCACGGATCGCGGTTCGAATACCGCCTGACGGAGAAAGGCCGGGATCTGTTCCCGGTGGTGGTAGCGTTGCGCCAATGGGGAGATAAGTGGAACCCCGCACCTGACGAAGTACCTTTGGATCTTCGGGACCGGGCTACCGGCCAACCGATTCCTCCGGTGGAGGTGCAGAATGCGGACGGCAAATCACTGTCCGTAAGGGATGTGTTTGTACCGGAAGCCTCACGGCCCGGGCACAAGAAAAACACCGCCTGA
- a CDS encoding DEAD/DEAH box helicase, translating to MSFSSLGLSEQLVRATSDQGYDTPSPIQAQAIPAVLSGKDVMAAAQTGTGKTAGFTLPLLQRLAEKPRTGKGPRALILAPTRELAAQVHDSVNLYSKYIPTKAAVVFGGVKINPQMMKLRKGLDVLVATPGRLMDLYQQNAVRFDEVEILVLDEADRMLDMGFIRDIRKILALLPAKRQNLLFSATFSNEIRTLAQGLLDNPVQVEVAARNTAAESIKQSVYPVDQSQKTALLSKLVRDNAWEQVLVFTRTKHGANRLTQKLERDGITAAAIHGNKSQGARTRALAEFKQGDIRVLVATDIAARGLDIKQLPQVVNFELPNVPEDYVHRIGRTGRAGESGHALSLVSADEGKMLAGIEKLIKKQLPRKQVDGFEPTNNLPLKPKAKADPSKARGRNGNGGGNGKPGGKPRSFGAKPGGRSGGRSQNGGGGQRSRGARQDA from the coding sequence ATGAGCTTTTCTTCACTCGGTCTGTCCGAGCAGCTGGTCCGTGCCACGTCCGATCAGGGCTACGATACGCCTTCCCCGATTCAGGCCCAGGCCATTCCCGCAGTACTGTCCGGCAAGGACGTGATGGCTGCCGCCCAGACCGGCACCGGCAAAACCGCCGGCTTTACCCTGCCATTGCTGCAGCGCTTGGCTGAAAAGCCCCGCACCGGAAAGGGCCCGCGCGCTCTGATCCTGGCCCCGACCCGGGAGCTGGCGGCGCAGGTGCACGACAGTGTAAATCTTTACAGCAAGTACATTCCGACCAAGGCCGCGGTGGTCTTCGGTGGTGTGAAAATCAATCCCCAGATGATGAAGCTGCGTAAGGGTCTGGACGTTCTGGTGGCCACTCCTGGTCGCCTGATGGACCTGTACCAGCAGAACGCCGTGCGTTTCGACGAAGTCGAGATTCTGGTGCTGGACGAAGCCGACCGCATGCTCGACATGGGCTTCATCCGTGACATTCGCAAGATCCTGGCGCTGCTGCCGGCCAAGCGTCAGAACCTGTTGTTCTCCGCGACCTTCTCCAACGAGATTCGTACCCTGGCTCAAGGCCTGCTGGACAATCCCGTTCAGGTAGAAGTGGCGGCTCGTAACACCGCGGCGGAGAGTATCAAGCAGTCAGTTTATCCCGTCGATCAGAGCCAAAAGACTGCGTTGCTGAGCAAACTGGTTCGGGACAATGCGTGGGAGCAAGTGCTGGTCTTCACCCGCACAAAGCATGGCGCCAACCGCTTGACCCAGAAGCTGGAGCGTGACGGCATCACCGCCGCGGCGATCCATGGCAACAAATCCCAGGGTGCCCGCACCCGCGCACTGGCTGAGTTCAAGCAAGGTGACATCCGGGTTCTGGTGGCGACTGATATCGCGGCCCGTGGCCTGGACATCAAACAGCTACCGCAGGTAGTGAACTTTGAGCTGCCGAACGTTCCGGAAGATTACGTGCACCGGATTGGCCGCACCGGCCGTGCCGGCGAGAGCGGGCACGCGTTGTCACTGGTCAGCGCTGACGAAGGTAAGATGTTGGCGGGTATCGAAAAACTGATCAAGAAGCAGTTGCCACGTAAGCAGGTGGATGGCTTCGAGCCGACCAACAATCTGCCGCTGAAGCCGAAGGCCAAGGCCGATCCGAGCAAGGCGCGTGGCCGCAATGGCAATGGTGGCGGTAACGGCAAGCCAGGTGGCAAGCCGCGCAGTTTCGGCGCCAAGCCCGGTGGTCGTAGCGGCGGTCGCAGCCAGAATGGCGGTGGCGGTCAGCGCAGCCGCGGAGCGCGTCAGGACGCCTGA
- a CDS encoding lysophospholipid acyltransferase family protein, whose protein sequence is MASRGKKANRPLWHPSFWGSWSLVFVLWLLSFLPMAAKQRFGSWLGRLLAGKLKSRARVVDANLAACMPGLSKDARAELLEDTFVASARGFLESTHAWWRNMEPYCASASVSGTEHLEEAKARGQGVLLIGGHYSIFDFALPLIACHLDKPGYMYRPNNNPVIDRMIERGRRRHFNIRPFTKRKLRPMLSYLKEGGQVWFACDQDFGKKSELFAPFFGVNAGCITSPSYIARESGAAVICVSHLRMPDGHYRVVFSPIQQGFGEDPQQDAETWNRYIETTIREQPDQYLWLHKRFKTRPEGAVSIY, encoded by the coding sequence ATGGCTTCTCGCGGCAAGAAAGCAAATCGCCCCCTCTGGCACCCGTCGTTTTGGGGTTCCTGGTCTCTGGTGTTTGTGCTCTGGCTGTTGTCGTTTTTGCCGATGGCAGCGAAGCAGCGCTTTGGCAGCTGGCTGGGGCGGTTGCTGGCGGGCAAACTGAAATCACGGGCCCGAGTGGTCGATGCCAACCTGGCGGCCTGCATGCCGGGGCTGAGCAAAGATGCCCGGGCTGAGCTGTTGGAAGACACCTTTGTGGCATCGGCGCGTGGCTTTCTGGAAAGCACCCATGCCTGGTGGCGCAATATGGAGCCCTACTGCGCGTCAGCGTCGGTGTCCGGCACCGAGCATCTGGAAGAAGCCAAGGCGCGCGGCCAGGGCGTGTTGCTGATCGGTGGTCACTACAGCATTTTCGATTTCGCCTTGCCCCTGATTGCCTGTCACCTGGACAAGCCCGGTTACATGTATCGTCCCAATAACAACCCGGTCATCGACCGCATGATTGAACGGGGTCGTCGCCGCCATTTCAATATTCGGCCATTTACCAAGCGCAAGCTGAGGCCCATGCTCTCGTACCTGAAAGAGGGCGGTCAGGTCTGGTTCGCCTGCGATCAGGATTTTGGCAAGAAATCCGAACTGTTTGCGCCGTTTTTCGGGGTCAACGCCGGCTGCATCACCTCGCCCAGCTACATCGCCCGGGAATCTGGCGCGGCGGTTATCTGCGTCAGCCACCTGCGGATGCCCGACGGCCATTACCGGGTCGTGTTTTCGCCCATCCAGCAAGGCTTTGGCGAAGATCCACAACAGGATGCCGAAACCTGGAACCGCTATATCGAAACCACCATTCGTGAGCAGCCGGACCAATACTTGTGGTTGCACAAGCGCTTCAAAACCCGCCCAGAGGGCGCGGTCAGTATCTACTGA